The genomic interval AGATTATATAGTGAAAATTTGCATGGATATTATCGTTTTGAAAGTGAAGCATTTTAAgtaaatttcatttattcttatttctcaCAGAGCTGACATTTAAAAGAAGTTTTGTTTGAGAATACACTATCTTTAACATCTGTTCTCATGTTAACATGTACTcactgaagagaaaaggaaaaccacTCGATCTTGGATATGCTTAGTCTTCACCCCATAAATGATGGGGTTAAGCATTGGGGGCACGACCACATAGAGGTTGGCCACTAGGATGTGGATGTGGCGAGGGATGGTTTTGCCTCCAAAGCGATGGGCAAAAAATGAGAAGAATGCAGGTGTGTAGAACAAAAGAATAACACAGATGTGGGAGCCACATGTGTTGAGGGCCTTATATCTGGCAGCCCAGGAAGGGATTTGAAAAACAGTGTGAAGGATCATGGTGTAAGAAATAATGATGAGTAGTATATCCATCCCTGTAGACAAGAGGGCCATAGTAAGCCCATATATTATGTTGACAGTGATATTGTCACATGCCAATCTGGCAATGCCCATGTGCTCACAGTATGAATGGGGAATTATGTGTCTCCCACAATACAGAAGTCGATATACAAGGAAGATGAATGGACCACAGATGAGAAAGCTTCTGACCACAGCTGCTGTGCCAATCTTGCCAATGACTGAGGAAGTAAGGATGGTGGAATATCTCAGTGGGtaacagatggccacatagcggtcaaaTGCCATGGCCAGAAGAATAGCTGACTCTGCCACAAAGATGAAATGTATGAAGAACATTTGGGACACACAACTACCAAAGGATATACCCCTGGAACGGAACCAGAAGATGGCCAGCATCTTGGGGGCTGTAGCTGTGGAGAGCAAGAGGTCTGCTAATGCCAgcatagagagaaaaaaatacatgggcTCATGGAGACTTCGTTCAGTCACTATGAGGAAGATCAGGAGGATATTGCCTATGATAGCCACAATGTACATAGAACAAATGGGGATGGCTATCCAGGTGTGTAGATCTTCCAGTCCTGGGATTCCAATCAGAACATACCACACATCCTGTGGATTGGTGTGGTTGTGAAAGGAAGAGGCCACCTTCATTGTATACACAAGCTTTGGCTCTTTAACACGCACTGCAGCGTTAAAGATTGAGGAGTACAACCAAGACTGGATGAGGTCTCATCATATCTTCCCCAATATTTGCATCTGTGTGAAAGCATTGAGGAGAATTAACTAGGCTAAACATGCTGCACACCTTTGATCAAGCAATTAATTATTGAACCTTGAAAATGGttatcatttaataaatatttaatatgtactTTAGCACTTTATGTATATAAGCTTATGAAATTCTTATGGTGACCAACTCGGGGGTCTCTGTGTTAACCTATAGCATCCACATATTATTCACATGGGcagaaaagaaagggtttataaGCTTTGAGTCTTTTTCCATAGAACTCATTgaatcaaaaactcaggcaaaGAAAATCTTAGCTCTAATCTTAGTCATCCTCCACtacttatatttcaaaataaaactagaCACAGGATATGTATACCATCAAGTCTCTCATTCATCATATTCTTGAAAAAAAGATATGAAATTGAGATTTGTTACTCAGAAAATAAAGTTTGATAAGGTAGATTTCAAGCATAATAGCATAACATGCCCTCTTCTATCAATGATCAATGAATTGATGCTAACCCTTGTTTTAGCCATTAAGACcacaaaaatgaagtaaatatatCCCTGTCTGCCTACAACCCAACTCTGAAAAATCTGTATGAGATTTTAAAGAGCTGAACTATTTGAAATACCAGATTTTATTGGGCTCTGAAATGAACAAGACCACTATGTCGTCAAAATTTTTTTTACTAGAATCAACTTAAGTTTCTATTGGAAATTAGACAATAGACCTTTATATTATCAAGCACAGAACATAAGCAAATGATGATAGCTACAAAAACAAATAGAACCTATCACACAGTCAAGAATGCATAGttctttaataaaaaagaaaagtggtttgCTGGTTACAAGTTTTACATGAGGGGATAAAAGATAAAAGCCAATACATTGCTAGACTAATGTACtaagatagtgtgtgtgtgtgtgtgtgtgtgtgtgtgtgtgtgtgtagataacaCACAGAATAGACATCACTATGAGATTACAAATTAATAGACAGCTCCATAGTTCTCCAAGCCCAGATAGCAAAAATCCTTTATTGCCAAAATGCACATGGGTTACAAAATGATTATCTCAGTCTACTTAACAGAGAAAACTCTTTGTCAGCTGTACATCTAACAGGGAATTAGTATTGTTAATATATAAAGATCTCAAGAGATTAAGTATGGTAAAAGAAAGTCATCAATTGAGTATATGGGTTTTGGGACTGAATAGACGGTGATCTACAGGAGAAAAAGGGCAATGTTTGAAAAAGTGTTTGACATTCTTAGCCATCGAGAAAATACAAACGGAAACTGATTTGAGGTTTCACTGCATCTCAGATAATTGAAACTATGACTTTCACAGGGAAGTGAATGCCACTTGGGACTATTATGTTAAGCAAAGGAAGCCAGAATCAGAGATATAAATATTACATGTTTCCTGTCATATGAGGAATGTCATTTTAAATTTGCATATagatgtatacatgcatatgataTGTAGGTCATCAAAATATAGTCAGTTTTATGAGAGGAGGAAGTAATATAAATATAGAGAGGGAGCTAGAAACAGTCGTGGAGTGTCTATGTCATGAATATATGTGGAAACGTGTGGTAAGAGAAAAGGGACTGACCATGTGGGGTGCGAGGGGAGCAGGGGATGAGGAGGAGAGTGAGGATGCTAAGTATAATGATATAGATGGAGCTACATACAATGATATAGATAGTCAGaactaaatataataatatagctGGGTAAATAAGTTACAATAAAACACATTTGTGTGTGATTAACCAAATCGTTAACTAACAGGGGAGCAGATGCCCTTTGTACCTTGATTCCACTACAATCGTGTCCTATCCACTATAATTGAGCACCCTAACTGTGCACCAAGGCACTGTATTGTTACCACCTTTCATTTGTTACTATGTGCAAAGTTGCCTCCTTTATCTGATTGAAATATTAGGCACtgcttatttaattattaattaagtATATAAGTTTAATTATTAGTTAAATATATAAGTCGGTATCCGCCTATATGACTTTAGCATAAGTCGTCATGAAGctgtttaaaaacaatgaacattAATAGATCTGTTTCATTCACATAAACCAACTGGTAAATGGGACTTAGCTGGGAAGAAGAATCTCCAtaggggggggaaaaaaaaaaacaaaacatggtgtAAAGATGTAAGGGAAGCAAACAGATTTTCCCTTCAGATTTTCCTTGTTGGCGGTGAGCATTAGCtaccaattatattttattttattttattttattttattttatttgtctttcacTCTGGGATTTGTGATTAAAGTGTTGGTTTGTGCTCCTTGTAAGTGCACTATGACTATATCGATTGCATAGTCTAGCTGCAGCTGCCCACATTGGACCTGAACACCATCAGCTAAGATGTACTTGGCTGTGTGCACAGACTGTTACTTACTTGAATTGTAGTTCTCTTGCTGATAAATTACCTAAAAATTCAGCACCATTATAAGTCTAATCTCAAGTTAGCAGTTCAGGATAATAGCAACATAAATTACATAATAGCTACATAAATCTCTATTTATTGTGCAACAAATGACATTAGGGCTCTCATAAAATTACCaacattaatataaaagtaattgttaatttaaacaaatttaacTTTCTGAGCTTCAGATTAAATTTGTTTATAACACATTCCCAAAACCAAGATACATTATCTTACCCTAACTATAACAATGTATAGTCTAAAATcatcaattatttttataatagccaGTGATAGAGACACTGGATGAAATTAAACTGCTGTTCCTACCAGTATATGACCTCCATCACATTCAGAGTTAACATCTCCAAGTCTCAGCTTTTTAATACACATCAGGACTGGTACCTGATATTATCATGCTCGGtacattttatgaaaatgttcACACATTTGTTCTGGAATATATAAGATTTGTCTTtactaaaatttttaaacaacTTAACCACCAGGAATTTATTGCACCTATATTCAAATCCTGATAGAAAAGGCCATTGtataaatacaatattaataGGGAAATGTTGTGACTGGTGACTAAATCactcaaaataaaaccataccACCATTGCAGAACAACTTAACTAGAGTTAAGTGCTGTACTCTATGAGTCAGAACTGCAGAAAACATGACTTAAGTTTCTCTAGTCATCTGCTGCAAGTTTCCTTTGAGCATAGCTGTGTACTTACTTGTTTCTgtttgaaatttgaaaatatttaacagGAGAAAGAGCAAAAGCAAGGACATTCCCAGAGCCTAAACAGCAAATCTGGAGCATTTACTTATACCTCTTTTTAGCTATCTCTTGGGCCCCAAACGTTTAGCCCAAGAGCATTGAGTTGTATCCTAACATAGAAGAAACGCCCAGCACCGGCTCTTCTCTTGAGAACTTCCCTACTCCTCCGCAGTCTGAGAAACATTTCTTATGGTTAGCATTCCCAAGCACTAAAGTTGACACATGTTCCAGTTTTCTTTGCATGTCAGAGATTTGTACTAGCACAATCATATTCTGTTCCCTGGAGGCACCTACTGTAATATGGCTGTAAATACAATGTATTGCAGAAGTGCTGAATTTGGTTTCAAAGCCACTATAAGGAGTTCTTTTTCAGCACATGTTCCTTCAAATATTAAGtctctttgtctttccttctgttcCCTGGGTTACATGCTAGAATTATTCAGAATCAGAAGGGTCCAAAACTGCAAAAAGATGTCATAGAAATCTCTTTTGGCTTTTGAgtgagatttttattattttaatttcttattatttaCTTAATTGATAATTAATTAagatattaagatattaatttttgtttttgtaaagtaTGAGTCTGTATGTGAATATACGTTACATGGAGGCTAGAGGCACCAGGCAATCCTGAACCAGGAATTAACGGTCATTATGAGCTGCTATTATAAGGCtaatgtggatgttgggaactgaaccccaggcatctctctagcccaattACCTAGCTTTCTTATAAAGCCCAAGGCCACCTGCTTAAAGATGGGTCCTCTTAAAGGTGGGCAGGGCTCTCCTTCATCAGTTAACCACCACCAAGGCAACCTTCCAGAGCTATGCCCACAAGCCAATCTCATCTAGTCCTCAATTGAGACTTTTTTTCTAGGATGAATCAAGGCTACTTCAGGTTGTCAGTTAAAGCTAACTGGGATATACTGTTATCACCATCTGAAGGTAATTTCTCTAATGATCCTGTTACATACCGGTAGGGGGCAGAAGTGttccactgatttttttttccccccaaagacGCATGAAGCAAGTCTACTTCTAAATGTGGCCAGGTCATCTAGGGTTTTGGTATAGCTGAAAACATAGATAAGAaccctttaaaaagtttttttccaAAGAACTGGGGCTTACAGGTTCCAGATATGCTGATACCGGACAGCACAGTTAACCACACACTTGGAGACTTTGCTATCAGTGCACATGAGTTGCATGCCTACTCATTCTGTACCTGCTCTCTTTAGTTACTCACAGTGTCTCCATTATTTTATTCACTGCATATTTTATAAGACATGTATAAACAATATGCTAATCTTAACTTAAATATAAAgtgttttctatttaatattattttctatttttaatatattttaaacatattatttcatattttataatatacagCAACATAATAAAGTATACATGAATAATACACCTATTTAACTGTGGCCATCTGAGGTTTCTGAGTAGCTGCCaccaaaatttaaattatttaattgataTAAGACAAAAATGGTCTCTCTCaagtgagttttgttttgttctttaaataatCTCTCTTTATGGAACcacagaaaaaataaagtcagCCATAAGGATGACTGTAAATcaataaagcagaaaataaaatgacaaatgaacctatcttttaaatgtatttcttaaaatttctgaCAAATAATAGTTGTGTGTTTTCATGGAATACAATGTACCTGTATAAACTATAGAAAGCATCAATCCAGCCAATTAATTTATCTACCACCTCACTAAGTTACTTTTTAAGTGATAAAAAGGTCCattctttgaaagaaaatagataaaaatagagCTTATCATGCTAAAAGATATGTTATATTGGAAGACAAGCGTGATATGCTTTCTCTTATATGTGGAACACACGAGGTAAGAACATCAAAATGGAGTATTACAGAATTTTAAAGGAAGTCCTATATGCCACCATCCAGCACAGTGAAAGCAAGGGAGCAAGTTTCCAGGCAAGCTCCAGCTCCATTTCTCTGTGGCCTACAACTGTAGTGTGAGGTGTCTTCATTAGGAGATGTCAACATCTAGGAAATAGCCTGTAGTGGTGGGGGCATTACTATCTGTACTCCAGGTCTCTCTGAGCAGTAACTGACAGGGAAGCAGCCCACAGCAGCACTGGAATTAATAATCTATCTAACTTCACACCACAGGTGATGTACTATTCTTAATCCCACACAATGTTAGATCCCTACAATCACAAAAATTCATTTCAACATAAGCATACATATGGAAAGACTCATAGCCAAAGAGAGAATGTAGCATTTGTCTTCCTGGGCATGAGGTACCTTACTTAGTAAGCCagtctctagttccatccattttgctgagattttcaaaaattcatatttttttacaGAGTCTTAAAATCTTGTCTGCCACATTGACATTATTTACTTCCCTGTCATTGGACATCTCAGCCAATTCCATTTCTTGATTGTGAATCAATCTGTAATCAACATGAGTGTGCAAGCATCACTGTAGTTCTATATAAAATCTTTCTGAGTGGTGAAGCCAGGTGTACAGGTAGTTCTGGTTTGAGTTTTTGAAGAATTTTGCCCACTGGTTTTTATAATGTTGCACTGGTTTTCACACCCATCAGTAGTGAATAGGGTTTCCCTTTCCGTATGTTTTTCCTCGTGTTCCCCACATTTGTTTTCTACGATAGATGGCTATTCCCACTAGAGTGAGGTGAACTCTCAGAatagttttgttttacatttttccttaTGGCTACACATATTgaaaacttttcaaaatatttataggcaaaattacttttctttcgAAAATCCTGTGTTGAGTGTCACAGTCAGTTTTTGATAGGGGCAAGCCAGTAATAACAGGAAAAAGTGCAGGACTGACACGAACACACATGTAAACCAACCAGCTATAATAGACGACCCAAAAAGAAACACAAGGATTGATAGCCACCTGATGTTTTTAATGGAGAAAAATGACAGAAACTCTCACTGGAGAAAAGTGTCATAACATTCACCTGTGgatgtttttctcatttaattataAGAACTTAGTGGATATATTTATCTTAATGTCActcaaaacatcagaaaatattaaagatacCTAGAATATGGATAAGCCTATTAAACAAGTTTACAAGGTAAAAATAATTTGAAGCCAATTCTtactctaattttttaaaatgctactgCATATATTCGTTTGTACTGTGTATTAATGTGAACAGTGATGCCAATAGTCAATGTAGTGGCTGGCTGCCGGACTGCAAGACTTGTTCCCacataaagaataaattttactttcagataaaagagaaattttgtatttctatgatgaatctgttctttcttcttcttactcTCCTAAATAATGTCACTGTGGGAATGAATAATTAGCTGGATACTATGGGTTTCGTCAAATCAGGACCCTAACACTTTCAGCTAAATCGATCTCCATTAATGCTTATTAGTCAGGTGATCAGCAATGTttaatacacattttcttttcttcgtgttacatttaaaaattcttatgacatttacaaatggaaaaaaagaaaagggacaaTTGGAaattttgtataataaaaacaagatgagttaatatgagagaaaattaaaattcaatacCAAATACAGTTTTCCTCATAAGCTTCTCCTTAGTTTGAAATGTTTTGTATAAAATTTGCCTAAAAGGAGTATCCTTGGATCATGAAATTATGTGTCTTCCTTTTAGTTTCTATTTGTGACCCAGTCTTTTGATCCCCTAAGCTATCAATATTTCTGTTCCCCAACCCTTATTCTATGTGCCTGGCATTTCTGTTTTAAGTTTCTCCCCTTTATTCTCTGTAGTACTTCAGGGTACTGAATCAACAAATTCTGTCAGGATGCAGTAGCAGTGAGCAGTGTTTTCATATCAATGCACCACCACATTGAGGACTGTCTTTGCTGATAAGGAAGACTAGCTGTTTGTTTGGTGTGAAGTTACTActgcaatttaaaaaatacatcttgCCTAGTTCTTGGGTTTTGAAGTATATATACCTATGAGAGAGGTGGAgagtgaaagagacagaaagagaggagagaaagagggggaagaaggaagaggaggaggaggaggaagaggagagagagagagagagagagaaagaaagagagagagagtcatgtTCTCAGAGTTATATTTTTGGTACAGTAAAAATCATCATAAGGgtctattttttggttttttggtttttttttttttttttttttttttttttttggtgttgttgttgttgtcattgctgCTGTTTTCCTCCCAGTGTGAGTGCTTTTCATTTTCCTAACAATACATGAAGTAAGGGAACAGAATGTCTATTTCTGTGTGCTGAATAAAAGTTCAGTTTCCAAAACTGGCATGGGGAGTTTCTGATTAAATCAGCCCAGATACCAACAATAACCAATGATCAGAAAACCAAAGATAATACATTTTACAATAGTGAAATCTATAGGTACAACTCTTAAATGACTTAAACTACCTCTTATTAGTCTGTATCTGTTGGTGGTCTTCTGAACCCTGACAAAGCAGGCTGAGAGCTCAGTTGCTGTGTGGAGGTTGCTTCTTCCATCTCCTTGGGGGGTTAGAAAGTCCACTTGTGTCAGTTAGTGGAAAATTGTAAAAATCTTGAGTTTCAAATGAAACAATAAGGCATTGCCTCCAGAAAAACTGAGTATGACTTTCACAGGAGGTCCACATTTTATAACTGCAGCTTGACTCTGTTAGCAGGAATGCatttatttctattaattaatttatttattcactttatatgtCTATTGCAACCCCCTCCCAGTCCTCCCCTCACACagccctcccccccaacccccctccccttcttttatGAGAGAGTGGAGGCCACCCTTGGTATTCCCCCAACCCTGACAGATCAAGTCTTTGCATTTTATTAACCCAGTGTTAAGCTGGTTCCCGGCCTCCTTGAACTGATATTAGATAGATGTTCTGCCACGTGTGAAAGAGCATGCAGAGTTTGATTGCTGGTTTGTATTTAGAGTCATTTCTCAACTGGGGGATTTCCACTAAAAGCACTTAGTTCTGGACTAAAGACATTATACTTTGCCAAGTCAGGTTTTATACAGTTGAATAGATTGTGATAGTCTTTACAAATGCGAGTGACCTTCAGTAAAACTCACAAAAACCATAAAATGTCTCCCCATACCTATGCACAGTCATTGCATGCACTATGAGCAAAGACAGAAGAATCCGTAATCTACAAAACCACCTTGAGAGGATGCCAATGTTAGCACTGctagctgtacacacacacacacacacatatgcacactcacattcTGCTCCAACACATGTCTGTTGCCTCTTTGAGAGCAACTattctaacaaacaaacaaaaaataaaacaaaacaaaaaaaaccacagtgaTATCCCTTGGTGCCTTtcgatttgcattttcttaatacTGAGTTTCTTTT from Arvicanthis niloticus isolate mArvNil1 chromosome 1, mArvNil1.pat.X, whole genome shotgun sequence carries:
- the LOC117718156 gene encoding olfactory receptor 52Z1P is translated as MKVASSFHNHTNPQDVWYVLIGIPGLEDLHTWIAIPICSMYIVAIIGNILLIFLIVTERSLHEPMYFFLSMLALADLLLSTATAPKMLAIFWFRSRGISFGSCVSQMFFIHFIFVAESAILLAMAFDRYVAICYPLRYSTILTSSVIGKIGTAAVVRSFLICGPFIFLVYRLLYCGRHIIPHSYCEHMGIARLACDNITVNIIYGLTMALLSTGMDILLIIISYTMILHTVFQIPSWAARYKALNTCGSHICVILLFYTPAFFSFFAHRFGGKTIPRHIHILVANLYVVVPPMLNPIIYGVKTKHIQDRVVFLFSSVSTC